The Stenotrophomonas sp. BIO128-Bstrain region TTCTGGTCACGACGGTGCCCTTTCGGGGCGTCACGCGCTGGGGAAGCCGCTCTTGGGGAGTTATCGGCTAACGCGTCCATCCTCCTGGATGCACCGAGGTCCGTGCCGTGGGGCGTTGGACCGCAGGGCGCCGTGGGGCGTCCTGCCCGGCAAGGCCATCATGAGCTGAATGCGTCAGCTGGACTATCAGGATGTTCCCCTCAATGACTCAGACTTTTCTGACATTTGTCCCAAAGGCAGCCCTAAAGGACGTATCGGATGCTGAATTTGTTCACTCCATGACCCGTCTGGACAACTTCACTGGCCGCAAAGGCCAGCGGGCGCAGTGTCGAGATTCCGTCCCCCGGTTCGTCGTATGTCTTGAAGACGCCCATCCCGGCGCGTCATCTGGAGCTCTGCCATGGCCTACATCGATGGTTTTGTACTTGCCGTGCCGACCGCGAACAAAGCGAAATTCCTGGAACACGCGCACATGGGCGATGCGATCTGCATCGAGCATGGCGCGCTGCGCGTGGTGGAGTGCTGGGGCGACGATGTCCCGCATGGCAAGCAGACCGACTTCCATCGCGCGGTGGCGGCCAAGGACGATGAAGCCGTGCTGTTCTCGTGGATCGAATGGCCGGACAAAGCCACCCGCGATGCCGGTATGCAGAAGATGATGGAGGACCCGCGGATGAACCCGGAGAACAATCCGATGCCGTTCGACGGCAAGCGGATGATCTACGGTGGCTTCGTGCCGGTGGTGGAACTGACACAGTGAGCGGGGGCCCCGAGGGGCGCACCCGCTGCCGCAGCGCCGCTTGAGTGCGCGCTGGAGCACCGGCATGCTCGGTGCTCCAGGCTGGCAGGAGCGCGCGCCATGATGACGATGCCGCCTGCCGGGCGACCGTCATCAGGGAGCGATACGCATGGCCGCACCACGTTCGGGGATGTTTCACTGTCTGCTCTTTCTCGGCGTGGCGGTCACCGCGATCACCAGCCCACCGGCCGGGGCCGAGGCGCCGGGCCTGGTGCAGTACCAGCGCGCCGAGCGCGTGCTCGACCAGCAGCTGCGCGGCAAGGTCCGCAATGCCAGCGTCGCGCCGCGCTGGCTGCAGGACGGCCGCTTCTGGTATGCCCGCCAAGAGGACGATGGCCGCACCGGCTACGTGCTGGTCGATCCGGTGGGCTCCACGCGCGCGGCGATGTTTGACGACGACGTGATGCGTACGGCGCTGCAGGCTGCCGGGGTCGCTGATCCGGGCAACGTCATGCAGCAGGTGGACCGCGTCGCCAGCGGCGACGATGGACTACGGATTACCTTGCGCGTGGACGCACAGCGGGTGGCGGCATGCACGCTGCCGATGCCGTGCAAGGTGCAGTCATCGCCTGCCGCCGATCCGCGCGACCTGCCTGCGCCTGACGGTCGGCACAGCGTGCGGGTCGAGCAGGACAATCTGTGGCTGCGGCGCGGCGCCGACGGCGAACGACGGCCGCTCACTCTTGATGGTGAGCCTTCGTACGGCTATGGGGTACTGCCCGATTTTGCATTGCGCGGCATTCCGCGCCGGGAAGGCCGGATGCAGATACCACCGTTCGCGGTGACCTGGTCTCCGGACAGCCGGCGCCTGTTCGGCGTGCGCTACGACGAACGCCGCGTCCTGCCCTATCCCTACCTGGCCACCGCGCCGGCCACAGGCTTCCGCCCGGTCGTCCACGAAGTACGGCTGGGCCTGCTGGGCGACGTCGAGCAGGTCCGCGATGCGTGGTTCGTCAGCGAGATGGATGGCGCCACACGCAGCATCCCCGTTCCCGAGGGCTGGCATGCATTGACTGAAGCCGGCGTGCTGGGCTGGTCGGCCGATGCCGGCAAGGTCTATACGGCGATCGCGCGCTATGACCACCCTGCACGGCTGCGTCTGGTCGAGGTGGATGTCAGTACCGGCAGCGTGCGCACCGTGCAGGAGGAGCGCAGCGATACCCGCGTGCAGCTCAACAGCTATCCCTACAACCGGCCGGCGGTGCATGTCCTGCAGCACGACGACGGCATCGTCTGGTTCTCGCAGCGCGATGGGTGGGGCCATCTGTACCTGGTCGATCGACGCGATGGACGTGTGGTCCGCCAGCTCACCAAGGGCGCATGGCTGGTGCGCGATGTGGTCGGCGTCGATGAGGTGCGTCGCCAGGTGCTGTTCACTGCGGGCGGGCGCGAGCCGGGTGATCCGTATCAACGACGCCTGTACCGCGTGTCGCTGGATGGTGGGGCGCCGGTCCTTCTCACACCTGAAGCGGCCGATCATGCGATCGATGGCGGAACCGGTGTGCTCATGGGCGGGCGTCCCTCCCACCTGTTGTCGCCCTCGGCGGCGTACGTGGTCGATGGCTACTCGCGGGTGGACCAGCCGCCAGTCAGCGTGCTGCGCTCAACGGCCGATGGCCGGGTTGTGCTGGAACTGGAGCGCGGCGACGACCGCGCCGTGCGCGCCGCCGGCTGGACGCCACCGCAGCGGGTGAGTGTCCTGGCCGCCGATGGACGCACCGAACTGCAGGCCACGGTCTATCTGCCGCCTGGTTACCGCGAGGACGGACGGCATCCGGTCATCGATGCCATGTACGGCGGACCGCACATCACCAATACCCCGGTGGGCTTCGTCGACGCCACCGCGACGATGAACCCCGTCGCGCGCTCCAGCCTGGCCCAGCTCGGCTTCGTGGTGGTGAGCATCGATGCGCGTGGCACACCCGGACGTTCCAAGGCTTTCCACGATGCCAGCTTCCTGAGCGCGGCCGATCTGCAGCTGGACGATCACGTCGCGGCGATCGGCGCGCTTGCCGTACGTTATCCGGGCATGGACCTGACGCGGGTCGGCATCTATGGGCATTCCTTCGGCGGCTACAGTGCGGCGCGTGCGCTGCTGCGTCATCCGACCTTCTACAAAGTCGGCGTGGCTTCGGCCGGCAGCCACAGCTTCCAGGGCATGTACGGCGGCGCGATCCACGGCATGGACCGCCTGGTCGGCGGCCAGCCGGTCTATGCAGACGGCACCGCCGTGCGCCCAGCACCGGATGCAGTGCCAGCGCTGTTCCAGCCGCTGGCCAACGATGCACTGGCCGATCGCCTGCAGGGTCGGCTGATGCTGGTCTACGGCGACCTGGATGAGAACGCGATGCCGGCGCTGACCCTGCAGTTGGCGCGCGCCCTCACGCTGGCCAACAAGGACTACGACCTGCTCTACCTGCCCAACCAGGACCACGAACTGTTCCGCAACGACGATTACTACATGCGCCGGATGTGGGATTACTTCGTCACGCATCTGATGGGCGCGACGCCGCCGCCCTACCGGATCGGGGCGGCCGCCTCGCCGTGAGGTGACGCGCCTCGCTCAGCGATGGGTATCGGCGGCATCCTCCGCTCCGCCCCCCATGCCAGCACCGCCCATTCCTCCCATGCCACCCCCGCCTCCACCGCCCATCCCTCCGCCTCCGCCCCCTTTGCCACCGCCCTTGTCACCCGCATCGCCCTTGCCCTTCGCACCGGCCGAGGGCCGTGCGGGACCCTGGCGCGGGATGGTGACCGAGGCCGGGATCGGATCCAGATCCAGCGCCTGACGAATGAAGTCGCGCAGCGACACCACCAGCTCGGCGGTGGGAACAAGGCGACCCTGGGCCATCTCGTTGGCGGCGTGGGCGGCCAGGCGCACCTGCTCGTCGGTGCCCAGCAGGACGATGTCCGACAGGGCCGCTTCCACCGCATCACGGATCCGGCGCGCACGCTCGCCACCGTTCTCGGCCTCCGCCGGCAGGTGCAGCGCATCGCCGGCTTCGCTGCCGTCGGGCAGCGCGCGGAAATCCCGGCGATGGCGAGGATCGACATCGAGCGTGCCGGTGAACGAACCGCCCAGGACCTTGTAAGCCGCGATCAGCGTGCGCAGTCGCTCGTTGATCTGCCGGTTCTCACGCTCGCGGCGCTGCTGCATGGTCTGCATGACCAGCAGCCGTATGCCGACACCGATCAGGGTGATGATCGCCAGCCCAGCCAGGGTGGAGAGCATGGCCTGCCAGGAGGTGAAGTCGAGACCGCGCATGGAATGCCTCCAGAAGCCGGCGTCCAGACTAGCAGGACGATACGCCCGCAATCGTCAAGGCTGCGCCGTGCTCAACCCGTGCAGTACTGCTCCAGTTGTGCGATCCGGGCCTGATAGGCGTCTTCCAGACAGGCGGCGTCGCTGCACTGGTTGCGCTGATGTTGCAGCCACTGCCGCTGATCGGCGCGCAATGCAGCCCGGTCCGTCCCACATGCAGGTGCATCGGCATAGGCCCGAGCCATGCGAACGTCCATGGCTGCCAGGCTGGCGTCACTGCATAGCAGGTGTTCGGCAGGATGGCTCGCCCGGGCGCAGTCGAAACTCGGTCGGGCCGTCGCTTGCTCAGCCTCGCGCGCCATGCGCGCCATCATGCCGGCATAGCCGGTTTCATCTGCAGGCGCTGCCTGCACTGCGATTCGCTCAATGGCTTCCGGCTCGGCTGGCGCATCACGGGGATCGGCGGATTCCGAGTCCAGGTCAAACCCCTCTGTGGTCGCCGCCGCATCGGCATGGAAGGCGACGTCGCTCACCTCTGGCGCAGCTGCTTCTACGGGAAGGCTATCGATCGCAGCCACCTTGCGCCGCCGCTTTTCGTTCTCGGCAGCCACGGCCGCAAGTTCCGAAAGCTCGTTGGGCGTCACCAGGAACTGACCCGCCGCCAGACCGTAGGTCACTTCGATGTTGTTCATCAGGATACGCCGCCACCACCCGGGACGATCCTGTTCGTTGCGATCGATCACCCGCTGAAGTGCCTGCCTGGCAGCAGCATAGGCCTGGGGGTCCGGTTCGGGAATCTTTGCGAACTCGTCTTCCAGCCGATCAAGCATCAACTGTGTTGCAGCGACGTTGTACTTGACGCGCATGGCAACGCACTTTGTCGTCGCGCCTGCGCCGAAACACTCGGACCGGAACTCCATCGCCATCAGGTCGAGGCGGATCGCCCGACCCTGCTGGCAGCCGGCAAGCACGACAAACAGTACACCCCACAGAATTTTCTTCACTGCGTATCCCCTGATGCGTCCAATGCGTGATGCCCTGCGACAGCTGCCTTTCTGCAGACATATTCCTTCATGCGCGGGCGATAATGCGACTTGGAGCCAAATGCGTCACGTCAGGAGTTTCCCTACAGGCACCATTCGCATGCGTTTGTTCCATGCCGTTGACTTTAGGATATCCTTGCCCGCGAAAGGATACAGGGGGACGGCGTGGCCGCCGGAGCAGAGCGAGGTGCCCGTTGGCACCTGGATAATGAGTCGTGGGTGCAGAATGGAACCGGATTTTCTCTGGTCGCCATCGACGCTGCCGTGCCTCCAACATCACTGAGCGATCTGGACTATCTGTCTGGCGCGTATCGCGTGCCCGAGGGGGGGTATCTCCCGGGCAGCTTCCGGTTTTCTCCCTTTACCGGCCAGCCGCTTGAGCGGCGCCCGGTTGAGCAGTGGCGAACCCCCTTTGGCGGGGATGATGGGGGGCGCAGCTGCAGCGCCGCCGCGGCGGAACCGATCCCCTCGACGCTTCAGGCGCTGTTCGATCAATGGCAGCGAAGTGGCCAGTCCATGCAGGACGCCGCCGAGGTGATCAAGTCACCGCAGCCGAGTGGCCTGTTCTTTTTCAGCAGCCGCGCCGGTGGCCATCGCAATGGATTGTTCGCGGCGAGCCGCTCTGGCCAGCTGTCGCTTTGGCAGCGTGGTCACCGCCATTGGGTGCCGCTGACACCGCGCGGGGCCTCACTCGGCCGCAGCCATCTTGAAACATGGGCGAATGCCACACTGACATTGCCGCACGACGATGGCCATGAGGTGATCATGGCGACTGATGCAGGTGCCGATTGCGTCAGCGTCGACGCAATGACATTGAGCTATCAGATTGATCGCGCGGTGGGTCGGTCCCTGGGTGCACCCGGCCTGCTGGACGATGCCGCCTTCGTGCCACAGGAACATGATGGCCAATGGTGCCTTGCGATCCGCCGCGCCGGTGAGGCATGGCAGCAGGTGCTGCTGACGCTTGACGCGCCCCTGCAACTGCTTGCTGCGCCGATCAGCGATCCAGCGCACCGCAGCCTGTTCTGGATCGGCACGCAGGGCGTGCTGAGCGTGCGCCTGGACGGCCAGGGGGACGTTTCCGCCCGGTGGCAGAGCTGGCCCGACGGCTATCAGGCCAACCCGGTTCTGGGTCCACCGTATCGCGACGGCGAAGGCTTCTGGCAGCTGCTGTATGACACCCGGGACAAAAAGTGGCTGCTCACCCGGTTGGACACCGTGCTGCCCGAGCAACGCCCCGCGCCACGCGGATCCACCAGCACCGGCCGAACCAACTTTCAGTTCAACGTCCGCCTAGAGCGCCCGTGGGACGAGTTCGACCATGACCTGTATTCGGTGACCCATGTGGTCTATCCGTTCCTGGAAGTCGTCGAGCCTCAGTTGATGCTGTCGCTCCACGCGCCGCTGCCGCAGCAGCGCAGCCTGCTGTCATTCTTCGAGAGTCAGGCGACCGTGCATGCCACGTTCTGCCTGGAGCGGATCGGCGGTCATGCCTACACCTATGCCATGGACACACCCTCGCCCTGGAACGCGCAGTGGTTCGTCCACGATGAGGCACTGTGGCTCTGGGTAGACGCGCGCGGCACCCTGCTGCGTTGGAGCCTGCCGCAATGAACGGCGTCGTCCTGAATCGCCTGCTGGGCGTCGCGGTGCTGCTGGCGAGCAGCATGGGCATGAACGTCGGAGCCGCCGAGCTGCGGCAGGCAGTACTGGTGCAGAACTCTGGCTGGATGGAGCCGTTCTACGTTGATGCCGAGTCGCCCTTCAAGCCGCTTGTCGCGCAGCTGGCGCAGGCTGCTGCTGGCCACGGAGAGGTCGTGGTGGGCGCGTTCAACCAGTCCGATGCCACCCACCCCTCGCCGGAGTGGGTGTATCGCGGACCGGGCAACCACCCGGGGCTCGCCCAGGCGATGACGCGCCTGCAGATGGCGCACAAAGGTAGCGGCGCACTGGCCGACACCGACTTCAAGGAAGCGCTGCTCGGTGCGATCGAGGTGGGCCTGGAAGGCCGCCCGGGCATCATCTGGATCGTCACCAACAACAAGAACAGCCCCAA contains the following coding sequences:
- a CDS encoding DPP IV N-terminal domain-containing protein, yielding MAAPRSGMFHCLLFLGVAVTAITSPPAGAEAPGLVQYQRAERVLDQQLRGKVRNASVAPRWLQDGRFWYARQEDDGRTGYVLVDPVGSTRAAMFDDDVMRTALQAAGVADPGNVMQQVDRVASGDDGLRITLRVDAQRVAACTLPMPCKVQSSPAADPRDLPAPDGRHSVRVEQDNLWLRRGADGERRPLTLDGEPSYGYGVLPDFALRGIPRREGRMQIPPFAVTWSPDSRRLFGVRYDERRVLPYPYLATAPATGFRPVVHEVRLGLLGDVEQVRDAWFVSEMDGATRSIPVPEGWHALTEAGVLGWSADAGKVYTAIARYDHPARLRLVEVDVSTGSVRTVQEERSDTRVQLNSYPYNRPAVHVLQHDDGIVWFSQRDGWGHLYLVDRRDGRVVRQLTKGAWLVRDVVGVDEVRRQVLFTAGGREPGDPYQRRLYRVSLDGGAPVLLTPEAADHAIDGGTGVLMGGRPSHLLSPSAAYVVDGYSRVDQPPVSVLRSTADGRVVLELERGDDRAVRAAGWTPPQRVSVLAADGRTELQATVYLPPGYREDGRHPVIDAMYGGPHITNTPVGFVDATATMNPVARSSLAQLGFVVVSIDARGTPGRSKAFHDASFLSAADLQLDDHVAAIGALAVRYPGMDLTRVGIYGHSFGGYSAARALLRHPTFYKVGVASAGSHSFQGMYGGAIHGMDRLVGGQPVYADGTAVRPAPDAVPALFQPLANDALADRLQGRLMLVYGDLDENAMPALTLQLARALTLANKDYDLLYLPNQDHELFRNDDYYMRRMWDYFVTHLMGATPPPYRIGAAASP
- a CDS encoding lysozyme inhibitor LprI family protein gives rise to the protein MKKILWGVLFVVLAGCQQGRAIRLDLMAMEFRSECFGAGATTKCVAMRVKYNVAATQLMLDRLEDEFAKIPEPDPQAYAAARQALQRVIDRNEQDRPGWWRRILMNNIEVTYGLAAGQFLVTPNELSELAAVAAENEKRRRKVAAIDSLPVEAAAPEVSDVAFHADAAATTEGFDLDSESADPRDAPAEPEAIERIAVQAAPADETGYAGMMARMAREAEQATARPSFDCARASHPAEHLLCSDASLAAMDVRMARAYADAPACGTDRAALRADQRQWLQHQRNQCSDAACLEDAYQARIAQLEQYCTG
- a CDS encoding DUF1428 domain-containing protein yields the protein MAYIDGFVLAVPTANKAKFLEHAHMGDAICIEHGALRVVECWGDDVPHGKQTDFHRAVAAKDDEAVLFSWIEWPDKATRDAGMQKMMEDPRMNPENNPMPFDGKRMIYGGFVPVVELTQ